Genomic segment of Drosophila biarmipes strain raj3 chromosome 2L, RU_DBia_V1.1, whole genome shotgun sequence:
TGCCTGCGATGGAATACCCCAGTGCGAGGATGGGAGCGACGAGGGGCCGGAAGTGAGTAGCCCTATCAACACTTTTTGAGCCCCCTTTCGACCGTTAATTACTAACCCACTTTTCAGTGCAACGCCGTATCGTCGACGGCCACAAAACCGAGCGGTGGCAGCGGCAATTTGGAGCCCGTGAAGCCCATGGTTCAGCAATATCTGCCCGTGCAGAACGTGCAACAGCAGCTGCAGGTCGtggcccagcagcaacagcagcagcaacaacagcagcagcaacaaccaccgCAGCAACCACAACATGTCATTGTTTTGGGCCCACCACCCccaccgccgcctccgccgcccatGGTGAACAATCGGGAAGACGCCGCCGCCTGGGCGAACCGCAAGATGATAGCCgaggggcagcagcagcagcaacagcctctgccacagcagcaactgcagatGCAACAGACACCTCTGCAAAAGGCGGAGATCATAAGCACGGGTAATTAAAGATAATGCACTGTAGGGAAGAACAATTAGGTGTGGAAATGGGGAGATACTTTAGGGAAAAGGGCAGAGTGTCAAAGTAGATTAGCTGAagagatatttatttttagcttaGAAAGACTATACCAAACATTTTCCATGATTAGCTTCTCATccaatttgaaatattatttaagatgCTTACAGTGTGGCTGTGCCAAATTCGAATTAACATTTAAGAATATATTCTGCATAAATAAAGTGGTGTCTACAGTCTTAAGTGACTGACTTCCGCTTCGGCCCCACTCcggtttaaaatttaattaaattcgatTGAATGTCCAGCGCCAATTTGGCTCAGACTGCGAGACAAGGCAGGCTgacaaaactaaaaattgagtaaatatttatgaggGAAAAGAATGGCCCCTCGAGGAAGCGGCGCCCAGCGCGACATTAGCACACAAATAGCCGGCGAGCGCACGCAATGATCCCACTTCCAGGGCCTCTTTGCACCCCTTTCCCGGAGGCTTTTCTTCTGGGAAAATCGCGAATTGCCCATCAGTTTTCATTGTGTGAAATGGGAGCTGCCGTCGCTCGAAATGATTTACGGATGTTTGTGCACTGTGCGTGCTGTGTCTCTGTCTACCCGTAATTAATTCAATTAGCTGTGCGTTAACGGGGGGACACACTTCGTACTTCCTTGTGACGCTTCCCTTCTTGCAGATGAGCAGAGCCACATCTTCAGCCACAAAGGCGGCCTCCAACTGCAGCAGCCGGCGAGTGGGCAGGGGCAACTGCAGGTTCAGGGGCAGGTCCAGGGAGCAGCGCCGGTCCAGGTTCAGGGGCAATCAACACCGCTCCAATTGTCCCCCGGCTACGATGGCAATCAAGCCATGTATGGCATGTCGCTGCCGCGCTCCGGAATTTACTTatcacagcagcaacatcagcccCAGCCGCCCCTGCAGGCCCTGTCccctggccagcagcaggtgcCATCCAATGTTATGTGGCCCCCACAAACGCCGATGGCCGCGCAGCAACAGTCGccggtgcagcagcagccctCG
This window contains:
- the LOC108034273 gene encoding adenylate cyclase, terminal-differentiation specific isoform X2 is translated as MKIPKLPVPAAHCGRFQFTCHSGECIAVYNACDGIPQCEDGSDEGPECNAVSSTATKPSGGSGNLEPVKPMVQQYLPVQNVQQQLQVVAQQQQQQQQQQQQQPPQQPQHVIVLGPPPPPPPPPPMVNNREDAAAWANRKMIAEGQQQQQQPLPQQQLQMQQTPLQKAEIISTDEQSHIFSHKGGLQLQQPASGQGQLQVQGQVQGAAPVQVQGQSTPLQLSPGYDGNQAMYGMSLPRSGIYLSQQQHQPQPPLQALSPGQQQVPSNVMWPPQTPMAAQQQSPVQQQPSLMPQQPGHAYAAAPAIQSAPAPQQAMLPVLNAAPAPGKNQGLAEDGDYEDYDEETFTEAPKKKQHKHKKLKAKTAKDPIELALEQNKQQQEASLPALPVPVSPVHEQYKMIHENLAMEFRDHDGHSERPGGAVLSLTLGLLVTAALAILIGCRMRTVSRRARRLGGKTPYSQEADFLVNGMYL
- the LOC108034273 gene encoding ataxin-2 homolog isoform X3, which codes for MVQQYLPVQNVQQQLQVVAQQQQQQQQQQQQQPPQQPQHVIVLGPPPPPPPPPPMVNNREDAAAWANRKMIAEGQQQQQQPLPQQQLQMQQTPLQKAEIISTDEQSHIFSHKGGLQLQQPASGQGQLQVQGQVQGAAPVQVQGQSTPLQLSPGYDGNQAMYGMSLPRSGIYLSQQQHQPQPPLQALSPGQQQVPSNVMWPPQTPMAAQQQSPVQQQPSLMPQQPGHAYAAAPAIQSAPAPQQAMLPVLNAAPAPGKNQGLAEDGDYEDYDEETFTEAPKKKQHKHKKLKAKTAKDPIELALEQNKQQQEASLPALPVPVSPVHEQYKMIHENLAMEFRDHDGHSERPGGAVLSLTLGLLVTAALAILIGCRMRTVSRRARRLGGKTPYSQEADFLVNGMYL